The Blautia obeum ATCC 29174 region GGTAGATCGGGTAACCGGTGCGAGGGTTCAAATCCCTCCATCTCCGCTTGACAAATTTCAGCATATCTGCTATAATTTGATTTGTTGCAGATAAATTTGCAATTATTTTAATAATACAGGGGATTGGTCAAATGGTATGATAGGGGTCTCCAAAACCTTTGGTGGGAGTTCGATTCTCTCATCCCCTGCTCATTAGGAGTCTGAAAGCCTTTAAAATCATGGCATTCAGGCTCTTTTGTTTTGCCCGAAAAGAGCAGGGTACCACTCAGGGTATCAAAATTGGTACCCTGAGTTCGATACCAGACAAACTAATATTTGGTTTGATTTACTTTTCCTGAATTTCTTTACCACTGATATGTTCAATTTCTATCTCAAAAAGCTGTACAGCTTTTCCCGAACGTTCTATTTCTTCATCGATCAGTTGTTCATTCGGATAGTATTTCGCCGCAAGCTTTTTCAGGATTTCTGTTGCTTCTGCTCCTTTTTCTACCAGATGGCATCTGCCAAATACAACTGTGCTCTGTACAAACGGTGCCCACACCTCTTCTTTGATGGTTTCATTTCCGTAAACGGTAAAACATACCTTGTCGCTGGCTTTTAAGGCATCTACTTTGTGTCCGACACGTGCTCCATGAAAATATATTTTTCCTGCATCGCTGTCATAAAAATAGTTGACAGGGACTGCATAAGGATATCCATCATCCCCATTTACTGCAAGCACCCCTCGTCTGCTGCACTGCAGAAGTTCTTTTGCTGCATCAATATCCATTTCTTTTTTCTTTCTTCGAATCGGTCTGAACATTGCTTTTCTCTCCATTCACAAACAAAATTTTATTGAATAAAATGTGTCACTACTCTTTTTCCTTACGTTTCTAAACTTGCAATCGTCTCTATCTATTTAATAACTTCTTATACGACAAATCGATGGCAAATGCCCCCAACGGTGCCGTAAGTACTATCGCAAGAACCGCCACTGTAAGTACCAGATCTCCACAGGTAAAACCTAATGCAAGCGGAATCCCCCCAATTGCAGCCTGGACAGTTGCTTTCGGTGTATATGCCAGCATCGTAAACAGCCTTTCTTTTCTTTTAAGACTTGTTCCTAACAGGCATACAAATACGCCAAACATTCTAAATACCAATGCACCAATAATAACAATCAGAGCCTTCACTCCGACTTTTCCAAGGTATCCGATGTTTACCGTTGCTCCTACAAGCACAAACAAAAAGACTTCTGCCGCAACCCATAGCTTTCCATATTTTACAGAAAGTCTTTTTGCAACAGTTTCCCTCTTTTTCTGTAATCCTATGCCGATAAACATAATAGCGATCAATGCTGAAAATGTAATTGGAGTTGACAATTTATCTTCCATTACTACAAGTAAAAACGAAATACTCAAAATAATAAGAACCTTTGACGTATCCCGAATATGCATCTTCTTAAAAAAATATGCTAACAAAACTCCAATTAATAATCCTATTGCAATTCCCAAGAATATTGAAATGGGAATATTGACAAACTTAAGTATGGAAGCACCTTCCCCCTGCATCATCCCAACAAAGGTAGAAAACAGAACTATGACATACACATCGTCAACGGATGCACCTGCAAGAATCAATTGTGGAATTCCTTCGTTTACTCCATAGCCTTCATCCATAAGCTTCACCATTCTGGGTACAACAACAGCCGGTGAAACTGCCGCAAGTACTGCCCCCATAATAGCCGCCTCCAATACGGTTAATCCCATTAATTTTGGTGCCAGCAAAATCATGCCGATCAGTTCAAAAGACGCAGGCACAAAACACATAAGAACAGCAGGTCTTCCAATCTTTTTAAGCCCAGATAGATCCAGTCCAAGACCTGCTCTTGTGAGAATAATGATCAATGCTATTTTACGAAGTTCTGCAGATATTCCAAGAATACTGTCATCCAACAGATTAAGCACATATGGTCCCAGAACAATACCGGTGATCAGCATGCCAAGTAAACTCGGCAATTTGATTTTCTGGCATATCCATCCCATAAACATCCCTAAAATAAGAATCAGCGAAATACTTAATAACATAATTTTCCTCCTCATATACGCAGAAAAAGCTGACACTCTCTGCGTTCATTTACTCGCAGAAGTCATCAGCTTTCATAAGCGGTTTAAGTAATTTTATTACTTAGGGAGAACCTCATTCCCTTTATATTTTTTGGTAAGGATAACACACAAACTGCTCTTTCGCAAGAAAAACTGGATTTATTCTAAATCATCTCAATTCCATATTTCTTCAGATCAACCTTACCGTCAATCACTTCTACTCCATCCTCTTCAAGAAGTTTTGCCTGCGTTTGTTCTCCGCCAAACGCAAATGCCCCTGCAAGTTCTCCCTTCGCATTCACAACTCGGAAACACGGAATATGTTCCGGGTCCGGATTTTTGTGGAGAGCATTTCCCACTGCTCTTGACATCTTCGCATTACCTGCCATCTCTGCAACCTTTCCATAGGTTGCGACATGACCTTTTGGAATCTTTTTGACTGCCTCGTATATTCGTTTTGTCGGGCTGTCTGTGATGATATCATAGCTTTCCGCGATCATTCTTTTGATATCTTTATCTGGTATAGTTCCATCCAAAATGATGGTATTCCAGTGCTCTTTATTCTGGTGGTAACCTGCGATCACGGCATCATACGCCGATCGCCAGAAGTCACGCCACTCCGGATTTACCTTGACATTCAGATTGATATATCCGTCTTTTTCGTAGATCCAGAGGAATGCTTTCTTACTTTCCTTCACGCGCACCAACTGCCAGTTTTGGTCTTTGAACGGGCGTTCCTCATATACATTTTTAAAGGATAGACCAAATTTCAATACCTCTTCACGTGTTTTCATAGATGATCCTTCTCTACTCTGCTTTCGTTTCTATTTTGCTGCATCACCCAGGCAAATGCCCTCGCAGTTCTAGTCATCGGTTCTTTGAAATGTCCCCCCTGGTTCCACTCAAACGTACAGTTCACTCCTTCTGCTTTTATCCATTCATGCCCTTCTCTGATACAGTCTCCTACTTTTGCCATAACAGGATTTCGAGTTTTTTCTTCTTTATTTCCAAGACTAAGATATACATTTTTACTCTTTATCTTATACTCTTTCATGTAATCTATAAATCCCGGAAACCAGACAGACGGCGATGCTGCCGCAATCCCGGAGAACAGATCTGTCTGACAGGCAGCCCATAATGAAAACAGCCCTGAAAGAGAATATCCCCCAATATAATACGTTTTACTTTTATCTGAACATAATAGCAAAATCTCTTCCAATGTCTGTACCGCTCCGTCTCCAAAATCCTCATTTCCAAATACGGCAGGAGTCTTCCATGGGGACAATTCCTTATTCCAATCATCAACTTTCACTGCAATAAGTTCAAAATCCATAGAGGTCAGATGCTGAATTTCTGCTACTTCATCTTTGATTTCAGATATATCATGATTACCAGCCAACTGAATTAGAACAATATCTGCCTCCATGTTTCCATATCTGTAAACGTGCATTATACCGACCTTTCTATCCGCAACAACTCTTTCCTCACTTCCTGATAATACAACTTTCAAGAACGCCCATAATACCTGGCAAAGCTCTTTTTCCAACATCGCAAGGATTTATCTTGTCATCATTCATAACATCTGTTATGTTAGTATATACTAACCTCCTTGTCAATGTTTCACTAATTCCCAGGCTTCCTCATCAATCTCTTCATTATTGCAAAAACAGAAAACTGTCTTTCATTGTCAGAACAGATATCACAAATCCTCATTTGATTAGATTGCAAGAAGATTTTTGATTGCTTCCATATATACAAGCACAGCTTCTTCCATTCCTGATACAAGAATAAATTCGTCTGCCCCATGGATACGATAATCAATTCCCGGCATTTCCGGTCCGAATGCGATAATGTTCTTGAGTGACTTCGCATAAGTTCCACCACCGATTACCATTGGTTTGTTTTCTGTATCGCCGGTCACATCTACATATGCCTTGTACAGAGCGTTTACGAGCGGGGATTCTCTCGGGAAAAACAGGGAATCACCGATCATATGGATCTCGATACGTCCATTCTCATCTTCCAGTTTGTCTTCGCACATCTTGCGTACTTCGTCTCCCTTAAGAGTAACCGGTACACGGATATCGATCGTACAGGAAACCACTCCGTCCTCTGTCTTAACAATTCCGTTGCACAGAGTCAGTTCTCCGTACTCATCTTCAAATTTAAGACCAAGTCCGGAGCCATCGCATGCCGTTCCGATATGTTCATTATAGAATTTTACGAAGTCATCTTCGAATCCGGCTTTTGCAAGGCATTCAAATGTCACACCTGCTGCATTAACACCAAGAGTCGGTGTGCTGGCATGTGCCGGAACACCTTTTGCGTAAATACTGATCTCACCGTTTTCTTCTGTTATTTTGTATTCCTGAAGTTTTGTTTCAGCAAGAGCTGCTTCCAGTTTTTCTTTCAGCCCTGCTTCCGCCGGAACAACGGTATTACAGGTATCGCAGACAGCGTTAGAAACAAAGCCACCATTCATGGAAATAATCCTGGTGTTCTTAGAATATGCTGTCATCATCACCATTCCCTTTTCACCATGAATGCACGGGAAATTCGCATCTGGTGTGAAACCACAGGATACTTCTTCTGCAACTTCGTTATAATGTTCCATACATTTTGATCCAGTTTCTTCGTTGCATCCCATGATCAAACGAACTCTCTTATTGAGTTTTACGCCGGAATCACGAAGCAGTTTCATTGCATAAAGTGCTTCCAGAACCGGACCCTTGTCATCTGTAGTTCCACGTCCATAGACATGGTCACCTTCTCTGGTCAGTTTGAATGGATCATAAGTCCAGTCTCCACCAACCGGTACAATATCAAGATGTCCGGCAATACCAACGATTTCTTCGCCCTCGCCCATTTCAGCATATCCACAGTAATTGTCCAGGTTTACAGTCTTAAACCCAAGTTCATCGGCAATCTTAAGTGCCTCTTCCAGTACCTTGGCCGGGCCTTCCCCAAACGGTTTCCCTTCTGACGGAGTTCCAAGCTGTGAATCAATTGCAACCAGTCTTTCGAGATTTGTCAGTATCTCATCTGTTAATCCATGAATTTCTTCTTTGATACTCATTATCATTTCCTCCAGATTATATTTTCTACTATAATTCTTTCTACAATATACACTATTTTATCCTACATCACAAGTGTCTGAAGTTTTTCAAATACCATATCCGTATACATCTGCTTGATCTCATGCCGATTCATTCCTGCAACCTCTGCATGCACCTCAAAAGTATTTTCTTTATCTTTTACGCGAATGCAAAAATACACAACTCCCTGCATACTGTCTGCATTATTCGGATCAATATTTCCGGTCGTCCCGGTTATTCCAATGGCAATGTCTGTATGCATTTTTTCCTGCACGGTTCTCGCCATCTCTTCGGCACATTCTTTTGAGTACACACCATACTTTCGGATGATTTCTTCCTCCACGCCGATGAAAATTTTCGTTTCATTCAGATATGTCACATATCCTCCCGGAAAGATTGCAGATGCTCCTTCTGTATCTGTGATCGTAGATGCAATCATACCTGACGTGCAGCTCTCCATCGTGGAAACCGTTGTATGTGTATCAATCAACTTCTTAATGATATTGTCTTTTTGTGTCTGTTCCATATTTTCTGTCTCCCGATCCCATCAAAATTTCTGATGCGATTATAGCAAATTTTCATGCATCAGGCAAATTTGCGAATGTTGATATAATAACTGATCATCAGCAAAACAGCAGCTCCTGTCCACGCTGCAATCTCTGCATAGAAAATCCCATTCTGACCAATCAGTTTCGGTAGTAAAAGTGCCACACCGACTCTGACAAAAAATTCTACCACTCCGCTCAACATCGGAATCATGGTATTTCCGAGCCCCTGTAATGCAGAACGGTATACATACAGAAAATAAAGGATACACAGGCAGGATGCCATAATAGAAAGATAATGCCAGGCGATTGCCAGTACCTGACTTGTCTGCTCTGGATCTCCGGAAATAAACATCGAAAGCAGCGTCTTTCCAAAAAGAAACATCACTATACTGATAAACGCAGATGTAAGAAAGGCAAGAAACGAGCTCGCATGAACTCCTTTTTTGATTCTCGTGATCTCTCCGGCTCCCAGATTTTGTCCGACATAGGAGACCACTGCATAGCCGTAAGAGATTGCTGCCATCTCCAATACTCCGTAAAGTTTATTTGTCGCAGTAAAACCGGCAACAAACAAAAATCCATATCCATTAATAACAAACTGAACAGCCAGCCCACCCACAGAAATGATCACGTCCTGAAACAGAATTGGCGCTCCAAGTCCAAATAATTTTCGATTCAACCCTGGAACTTTTGCAAAATCGTCCCTGTCTGTATGTACGATTTCAATTTTACGAACAATAAGGAAACAGTAAAAAGCTGAAAAAGCCTGTGCGATAACGGTTGCCAGTGCAGCTCCTGCCACACTCCAGTTAAAACCTGCGACAAAAACAAGATCCAGCACTACATTGATAAAAGCTGCAATAATCATTGCGATCAACGGTGTCCTGCTGTTTCCAAGTGCCCGCAGCACAGATGCAAAAATATTATAGGCCGCTACGATCGGAATCCCGCAAAATACGATTCTGAGATAAATCAGTGACATTCCAATAATATTATCCGGTGTATTTAACAGAACAAGGAGCCATCTGGCAGCAAGCTGACTGATCAGAAGGAGCAGTATAGCCGTCACTGCGGTAAGCAGATAACTATGGGCAACTGTCTTTTTCAGATCATTCCATTTCTTTGCCCCATAATGCTGCGAGATCAGGATTGAGAATCCCTGCGTAACACCGGTAGAAACTCCAAGTGTCATCCACATGATCCACTCAACTGCGCCAAGCGCTGCAAGTGCCTGTACACCGGCAACCTGGCCAACAACAATCGTATCCACCATTGTATACAACTGTTGAAAAATATTCCCCAGCATTAACGGTACTGCAAAAAGCAGAATCAGTTTTGCCGGAGATCCTTTGGTCATATCACGAACCTGAGCTGACATAAAAACCTCCATATTTCTTAAAATCTTCCGGCACAGGTACCTCCAGTTCTATCTTCCTGCCGTTGAATGGCTGTCGAAGTCTTACTTTCCAGGCATGTAATGCTGCACGATAAATTGTACACTGTTCTCGGTTCATTGTTGATGTATTATATATGGAATCACCAAGCAGTGGATGTCCAATTGCCTGCATATGCACCCGAATCTGGTGCGTCCGTCCTGTATCCAGTTTTAACTTTATTGCCGACCATTTATCCGTACTGTAAAGGACATGATAATGTGTCACTGCCTGAAAACAATTTATATAATCAGTTAACTGATGTGCAATATATTTTTCATTTTCTGCACTGCTGCTCTTTTTTACTGCTTCCATTCGAAGCGGATGATTTCCAATTTTTTTAATCGGAAAGTCTATCGTATGCCAAATATCATCCTGATCCTTCGGCAGGTTTCCATCCACCAAAGCAAGATACTGTTTTTCTAAGACTCCTGTTTCACGCTGTTCCTGCAATCTCTGTGCTGCAACCTGATTTTTGGCAAACAAAACGATTCCGGATGTTTCCTTATCCAATCGGCCGATTGGACGTATACAGACTGAAAGATTTCTTTCCTGAAAATATGCAGCAACCTGATTTGCCAGGCTATCACTATAGTGCATACCCGCCGGATGCGTTAACACTCCTGCCGGTTTATTTACTGCCAGTATGTCTTCATCTTCATACAAAATACACAGTCTCTCTCCCTGAATCTTTGCCAAAACCAGCTGTGCAGACTGTATTTCATCTGTTTCCAGGCATATACAAATTTCATCTCCCATAGAAACTTTCTCTGTTACTCTGCACTGTACTTTATTTTTGCAAATACCATCCGGGCGGAATTTTGCACGACTGACCTGCTTTTTGGTCAGTTCCAGATAATCATAAAGGACTTTTTCAACAGTCATTCCCTGCATCTGCTCCCTTACTGTTATCGTAAGATATTTTTTCATAAACTTCCCTTCGTATTTATCTCAATATTCCAGCATTTTCCGGTATCTCTACGTTTCGATAGGAATGCAGGATTCTTTCCAGTTCATGGACCGCAGGCGTCAGAAATTTATTTTTGTGATACACAAGTTTAAATTTCCGATTCCACTCGCCATTTTCATTCTGAAAAACATGAATACTGTCATTTCTGATCTCGTGATACATCAGCCGCAAAGACATCACCGAAAGGACACCATCATAAAGCACGGCATTAAGTAATGTTCCAGGGCTGTTTGCCTCCCATACTGTCTGAAAAGAAATCTGATGCCGTGTCGCATAATCTTCAAACAACTGCCGTGTCCCACTCCCCTGTTCTCGCATTGCAAACTGTTCCTGCTCAAGATCCTGCACATGCAATACTTTTTTTAAATAAAAAGGATGTTCTTTCCCCACTGCAAGAACAAGGCGATCATCTACGATTGGAAGCACATGAAGATCAGGAGAATAAATTTCTCCTTCTACAATTCCTACATCAAGCTCAGAACGCAGTAATTTCTGTTCAATCGCTCTCGTGTTGCTTACATACGAAGAAACTTTTACATCAGGACAACTTTTCTGAAGTTCAGGAATCAAACGCGGAGTCAGACAGGTTCCTACTGTGATCGTTGAACCCAGTTTCAGGGTTAATGACTGGCCCTGATTCAATATCAATTCTTCTGTTTCCTCAAACTGGCGGACCAGTTCTCTTGCTCTCGGCAGAAGAAGTTCCCCCCGTTCTGTAAGATACAGCTTTTTCCCTAGGCGTTCAAACAGCAAACCATTATAATGTTTTTCCAGTTCCCGTATCGCCTGGCTTACCGTTGGCTGAGATAAATATAAATGTCTTGCAGCTGCACTCATGGAACCATAATCTGCCACTGCAACAAAAATATTCAAATGCCGAATCGTCATTTTCCCTCTCCTGTTCCAGTCATTTTTCATATATAGAAAATATCTATTATTTATATAAAATAATATCATTTTTCAAATACATACTCAAGTGGTATATTATGAATTGCAAATAAAAATTACTATCTATAGACAGTTATAATAATAAACAGAATGGAGAATTTACTAATGTCAGCATTAACAATCAGTAAAGAAGATGAAAAAAGAGTA contains the following coding sequences:
- a CDS encoding pyridoxamine 5'-phosphate oxidase family protein, coding for MFRPIRRKKKEMDIDAAKELLQCSRRGVLAVNGDDGYPYAVPVNYFYDSDAGKIYFHGARVGHKVDALKASDKVCFTVYGNETIKEEVWAPFVQSTVVFGRCHLVEKGAEATEILKKLAAKYYPNEQLIDEEIERSGKAVQLFEIEIEHISGKEIQEK
- a CDS encoding cation:proton antiporter, with product MLLSISLILILGMFMGWICQKIKLPSLLGMLITGIVLGPYVLNLLDDSILGISAELRKIALIIILTRAGLGLDLSGLKKIGRPAVLMCFVPASFELIGMILLAPKLMGLTVLEAAIMGAVLAAVSPAVVVPRMVKLMDEGYGVNEGIPQLILAGASVDDVYVIVLFSTFVGMMQGEGASILKFVNIPISIFLGIAIGLLIGVLLAYFFKKMHIRDTSKVLIILSISFLLVVMEDKLSTPITFSALIAIMFIGIGLQKKRETVAKRLSVKYGKLWVAAEVFLFVLVGATVNIGYLGKVGVKALIVIIGALVFRMFGVFVCLLGTSLKRKERLFTMLAYTPKATVQAAIGGIPLALGFTCGDLVLTVAVLAIVLTAPLGAFAIDLSYKKLLNR
- a CDS encoding methylated-DNA--[protein]-cysteine S-methyltransferase gives rise to the protein MKTREEVLKFGLSFKNVYEERPFKDQNWQLVRVKESKKAFLWIYEKDGYINLNVKVNPEWRDFWRSAYDAVIAGYHQNKEHWNTIILDGTIPDKDIKRMIAESYDIITDSPTKRIYEAVKKIPKGHVATYGKVAEMAGNAKMSRAVGNALHKNPDPEHIPCFRVVNAKGELAGAFAFGGEQTQAKLLEEDGVEVIDGKVDLKKYGIEMI
- a CDS encoding esterase yields the protein MHVYRYGNMEADIVLIQLAGNHDISEIKDEVAEIQHLTSMDFELIAVKVDDWNKELSPWKTPAVFGNEDFGDGAVQTLEEILLLCSDKSKTYYIGGYSLSGLFSLWAACQTDLFSGIAAASPSVWFPGFIDYMKEYKIKSKNVYLSLGNKEEKTRNPVMAKVGDCIREGHEWIKAEGVNCTFEWNQGGHFKEPMTRTARAFAWVMQQNRNESRVEKDHL
- a CDS encoding M20 family metallopeptidase, with translation MSIKEEIHGLTDEILTNLERLVAIDSQLGTPSEGKPFGEGPAKVLEEALKIADELGFKTVNLDNYCGYAEMGEGEEIVGIAGHLDIVPVGGDWTYDPFKLTREGDHVYGRGTTDDKGPVLEALYAMKLLRDSGVKLNKRVRLIMGCNEETGSKCMEHYNEVAEEVSCGFTPDANFPCIHGEKGMVMMTAYSKNTRIISMNGGFVSNAVCDTCNTVVPAEAGLKEKLEAALAETKLQEYKITEENGEISIYAKGVPAHASTPTLGVNAAGVTFECLAKAGFEDDFVKFYNEHIGTACDGSGLGLKFEDEYGELTLCNGIVKTEDGVVSCTIDIRVPVTLKGDEVRKMCEDKLEDENGRIEIHMIGDSLFFPRESPLVNALYKAYVDVTGDTENKPMVIGGGTYAKSLKNIIAFGPEMPGIDYRIHGADEFILVSGMEEAVLVYMEAIKNLLAI
- a CDS encoding CinA family protein, translated to MEQTQKDNIIKKLIDTHTTVSTMESCTSGMIASTITDTEGASAIFPGGYVTYLNETKIFIGVEEEIIRKYGVYSKECAEEMARTVQEKMHTDIAIGITGTTGNIDPNNADSMQGVVYFCIRVKDKENTFEVHAEVAGMNRHEIKQMYTDMVFEKLQTLVM
- a CDS encoding MATE family efflux transporter; the protein is MSAQVRDMTKGSPAKLILLFAVPLMLGNIFQQLYTMVDTIVVGQVAGVQALAALGAVEWIMWMTLGVSTGVTQGFSILISQHYGAKKWNDLKKTVAHSYLLTAVTAILLLLISQLAARWLLVLLNTPDNIIGMSLIYLRIVFCGIPIVAAYNIFASVLRALGNSRTPLIAMIIAAFINVVLDLVFVAGFNWSVAGAALATVIAQAFSAFYCFLIVRKIEIVHTDRDDFAKVPGLNRKLFGLGAPILFQDVIISVGGLAVQFVINGYGFLFVAGFTATNKLYGVLEMAAISYGYAVVSYVGQNLGAGEITRIKKGVHASSFLAFLTSAFISIVMFLFGKTLLSMFISGDPEQTSQVLAIAWHYLSIMASCLCILYFLYVYRSALQGLGNTMIPMLSGVVEFFVRVGVALLLPKLIGQNGIFYAEIAAWTGAAVLLMISYYINIRKFA
- a CDS encoding RluA family pseudouridine synthase, which produces MKKYLTITVREQMQGMTVEKVLYDYLELTKKQVSRAKFRPDGICKNKVQCRVTEKVSMGDEICICLETDEIQSAQLVLAKIQGERLCILYEDEDILAVNKPAGVLTHPAGMHYSDSLANQVAAYFQERNLSVCIRPIGRLDKETSGIVLFAKNQVAAQRLQEQRETGVLEKQYLALVDGNLPKDQDDIWHTIDFPIKKIGNHPLRMEAVKKSSSAENEKYIAHQLTDYINCFQAVTHYHVLYSTDKWSAIKLKLDTGRTHQIRVHMQAIGHPLLGDSIYNTSTMNREQCTIYRAALHAWKVRLRQPFNGRKIELEVPVPEDFKKYGGFYVSSGS
- a CDS encoding LysR family transcriptional regulator, encoding MTIRHLNIFVAVADYGSMSAAARHLYLSQPTVSQAIRELEKHYNGLLFERLGKKLYLTERGELLLPRARELVRQFEETEELILNQGQSLTLKLGSTITVGTCLTPRLIPELQKSCPDVKVSSYVSNTRAIEQKLLRSELDVGIVEGEIYSPDLHVLPIVDDRLVLAVGKEHPFYLKKVLHVQDLEQEQFAMREQGSGTRQLFEDYATRHQISFQTVWEANSPGTLLNAVLYDGVLSVMSLRLMYHEIRNDSIHVFQNENGEWNRKFKLVYHKNKFLTPAVHELERILHSYRNVEIPENAGILR